One Thermomicrobiales bacterium genomic window, TGTCGAGATCGTCCACGCCGGACTGCTCAGCTACGAACACGAAGGCGGGCGGGCCGATTTCGTCTACACCCGCAACACGCTGCACCACCTGCCAGACTTCTGGAAGGGCGTTGCGCTGCAACGTATCGCGCGCATGCTGCGGCAGGGCGGCATCCTGCGGCTGCATGACCTCGTCTACTCCTTCGATCCGTCCGAAGCTGAGGATCGCTTCGAGAGCTGGCTGGCCAACGCCCCGACCGACCCGGCCAAGGGCTTCACCCGCGAGGATCTGGAACTGCACATCCGCACCGAAAGCAGCACCTACAGCTGGCTCCTCGAACCCCTGCTGGAACGCACCGGCTTCATCATCCGCCAGGCCGACTACCGCCCCTCCGGCACGTTCGCCGCGTATGTGTGTGTGAAGCGGTGACTCGAGGCTGGCGAGGACACAATTGCCAGATCGCCAGAATCGTTCGACCGGTAGCCAATCTTGTCTTCTGTCATTTCGAGGCCGCAGCCGAGAAATCTCCCTTCCGT contains:
- a CDS encoding class I SAM-dependent methyltransferase codes for the protein MNRPAWMIDELIHAGDEHLDPEYVEGYDAKSQTDHTDDLNVLHDLGLSSESTVVDLGAGTGTFALAVAPHCARVVAVDVSPAMLEILRANVERQGLTNVEIVHAGLLSYEHEGGRADFVYTRNTLHHLPDFWKGVALQRIARMLRQGGILRLHDLVYSFDPSEAEDRFESWLANAPTDPAKGFTREDLELHIRTESSTYSWLLEPLLERTGFIIRQADYRPSGTFAAYVCVKR